The Humulus lupulus chromosome 3, drHumLupu1.1, whole genome shotgun sequence genome window below encodes:
- the LOC133824363 gene encoding uncharacterized protein LOC133824363, with the protein MRSYFNGWSFYKGDINDGRILLVWKSNMLVVDIIQESDQFMHTLIEEVRSNRKYCITFVDGRNTIQERCQLWRDLSSLQFPTTAWLLTGDFNSVFNGDDRLGGRPVMTAELIDAQGWKALGLADDLRSIGSHYTWTNNQDGRARIYSKIDHIFKNEEWIDLFPESAAVIRWDIFSDHCYCLIKAVQEVVSGFRPFKFFNMWIEHANFKRTVLESWYKPVQVFGLERVVVQLKRLSRVLRLFNKQQIGDVERNFQVAKERYNRAQIQCQQDPHVAGFQIEEHIAFTGLAQQYKIYDSYLRQRSKVNWLRFGDDNTAFFHTCLKQRKEINRITSFVSKTG; encoded by the coding sequence ATGAGGAGCTATTTTAATGGTTGGAGCTTTTATAAAGGGGATATTAATGATGGTAGAATTCTATTGGTGTGGAAAAGTAATATGCTGGTTGTGGATATAATTCAAGAGAGTGACCAATTTATGCATACTCTTATTGAAGAGGTCAGATCTAATAGGAAGTACTGTATTACTTTTGTTGATGGCAGAAATACTATTCAAGAAAGATGCCAGTTATGGAGGGATTTATCGAGTCTTCAGTTCCCTACTACTGCCTGGCTTCTGACAGGGGATTTCAATTCAGTGTTTAATGGTGATGATAGGCTTGGGGGTCGTCCAGTGATGACAGCAGAATTGATTGATGCTCAAGGTTGGAAAGCTTTAGGTTTGGCGGATGATCTTAGGTCTATTGGCTCACACTATACTTGGACTAATAACCAAGATGGTAGAGCTAGAATTTACTCTAAAATAGACCACATTTTTAAGAATGAAGAGTGGATTGATCTATTCCCTGAGTCGGCTGCTGTAATAAGGTGGGACATTTTTTCGGATCACTGTTACTGTCTCATTAAGGCTGTTCAGGAAGTGGTTTCGGGTTTTAGGCcttttaaattttttaacatGTGGATTGAACATGCTAATTTCAAGAGGACTGTTTTGGAGAGTTGGTACAAACCAGTTCAGGTTTTTGGTCTTGAAAGAGTGGTGGTGCAACTTAAAAGGCTATCTAGAGTTCTGAGACTGTTTAATAAACAGCAAATTGGAGATGTTGAACGAAATTTTCAGGTTGCTAAGGAGAGGTATAATCGGGCTCAAATTCAATGTCAGCAAGATCCTCATGTTGCTGGTTTTCAAATAGAAGAACATATAGCTTTTACTGGCTTGGCCCAGCAGTATAAAATCTATGACAGCTACCTTAGACAAAGAAGTAAAGTGAACTGGCTTAGATTTGGTGATGATAACACGGCCTTTTTTCACACTTGTTTGAAGCAACGGAAGGAAATTAATCGTATTACCTCCTTTGTCTCTAAAACAGGGTAG